The following are encoded together in the Bdellovibrio sp. ArHS genome:
- the argS gene encoding arginine--tRNA ligase, with product MIKHDSIRLLATKKISEAIQKMGQTLTEDEIYKALVEPPQSEMGDLAFGCFTLAKALKKAPPQIAGEIAINFSADPLIEKVQSAGPYLNITFSPVCHGTQVLETILDGSFFRKPLIEKSPKTMIEYSQPNTHKELHVGHMRNLCLGDAIVRMLRYSGRDIVASTFPGDMGTHVAKCLWYMKKHNQEPVPETGKGEWLGRMYSKANLLLEDQNGTPQEAINRQELTDILHQLESKTGPYFELWQETREWSIALMKKVYAWAGVHFDEWYFESEMDSPSVAWVKDLYAQGKLEKSEGAIGKNLESENLGFCMLLKSDGTGLYATKDLLLAKHKFEDVHIEKSVYVVDMRQALHFKQVFRVLEMLGFEQAKNCFHLQYNYVELPDGAMSSRKGNIVPLTELVHRMEDHVKKTYLSRYENEWTVDEIKHTAEQVAKGAIFYGMLRIDTNKKIVFDMDEWLKLDGESGPFVQYSYARIASLGRKFSRTSAKVDWSKLTHASERQLMQALFGFNSAVAQAAENFKPAAICTYLYELAKKFNVFYHECPIGTEKDESIREARLALASAVGVTLKNGLSVLGMPAPEKM from the coding sequence ATGATTAAGCACGACTCAATTCGACTTTTAGCTACGAAAAAAATCTCTGAAGCCATTCAAAAAATGGGGCAAACCCTTACAGAAGATGAAATCTATAAGGCTCTCGTTGAACCCCCGCAGTCTGAAATGGGCGATCTGGCTTTTGGGTGTTTCACGTTAGCTAAGGCCTTAAAAAAAGCTCCTCCGCAAATTGCCGGCGAAATCGCAATAAATTTTTCCGCAGATCCGTTGATTGAAAAGGTGCAATCGGCGGGCCCCTATTTAAATATTACTTTTTCGCCTGTCTGTCATGGAACGCAAGTCCTTGAGACCATTTTGGATGGAAGCTTTTTTAGAAAGCCTTTGATCGAAAAATCCCCCAAGACAATGATCGAATACTCTCAACCCAATACTCATAAAGAACTGCATGTTGGTCACATGCGGAACCTTTGTTTGGGGGATGCGATTGTGCGAATGCTGCGCTATTCGGGTCGCGATATTGTCGCTTCGACGTTCCCGGGCGATATGGGGACGCATGTGGCAAAATGTCTTTGGTATATGAAAAAGCACAATCAAGAGCCGGTTCCTGAAACAGGAAAAGGGGAATGGTTGGGGCGGATGTATTCCAAGGCGAATTTACTTTTGGAAGATCAAAACGGAACTCCCCAGGAAGCCATTAATAGACAAGAGCTTACCGACATTCTTCATCAATTAGAGTCTAAGACCGGCCCTTATTTCGAATTGTGGCAAGAAACGCGAGAGTGGTCGATCGCTCTGATGAAAAAGGTTTATGCGTGGGCTGGTGTTCATTTTGACGAATGGTATTTTGAATCCGAGATGGATTCGCCGTCCGTCGCCTGGGTTAAGGACTTGTATGCGCAAGGAAAGCTTGAAAAGTCTGAAGGAGCTATCGGTAAGAATTTAGAATCTGAAAATCTAGGCTTCTGCATGCTTTTAAAATCTGATGGCACGGGTTTGTATGCGACCAAAGATTTGCTTTTAGCCAAACATAAATTTGAAGACGTTCATATCGAAAAAAGCGTCTATGTCGTGGATATGCGTCAGGCCTTGCATTTCAAGCAGGTCTTTCGCGTCCTAGAGATGTTGGGCTTTGAACAGGCGAAAAACTGCTTCCATCTTCAATACAATTATGTCGAGTTGCCAGACGGTGCGATGAGTTCTCGAAAAGGAAATATTGTTCCTTTGACTGAGTTGGTTCACCGCATGGAAGACCATGTGAAGAAAACCTACCTTAGTCGCTATGAAAACGAATGGACCGTGGACGAAATCAAACACACGGCTGAGCAGGTGGCTAAGGGAGCGATTTTCTACGGCATGCTTCGTATTGATACGAATAAAAAAATCGTCTTTGATATGGATGAATGGTTAAAGCTCGATGGTGAGTCGGGGCCTTTTGTGCAGTATTCCTACGCGCGGATTGCAAGCTTAGGGCGTAAGTTTTCACGCACATCTGCAAAAGTGGATTGGTCGAAACTTACGCATGCTTCAGAGCGACAGTTGATGCAAGCTCTTTTCGGCTTTAATTCGGCGGTGGCTCAGGCAGCGGAGAACTTCAAACCCGCCGCGATCTGCACGTACTTGTATGAGCTGGCAAAGAAGTTCAATGTCTTCTATCATGAGTGCCCGATTGGGACAGAAAAAGACGAAAGCATCCGTGAAGCTCGTCTTGCTTTGGCCTCCGCAGTGGGTGTGACGCTTAAAAATGGTCTTTCTGTTCTCGGGATGCCGGCGCCAGAGAAAATGTAA
- a CDS encoding ABC transporter ATP-binding protein has protein sequence MMTEGLGIHIQNLHKSFKKREVIHDLSLDIAAGSFVSLVGPSGCGKSTLLRLIAGLENPTNGEVSLSPPGKNISGFVFQEANLLPWRNVFENVALPFELRPEFQSLPEKDKKLRVLAALKKVQLEGSENLFPHELSGGMKMRVSLARAVVHTPRLLLMDEPFAALDENTRFEMQNQLLDLWKKEKMTIVFVTHSLFEAVYLSERIIMLKGPDARIVIDEKVDLPFERTEDLRTSEKLNQLVRGVSARLRA, from the coding sequence ATGATGACAGAGGGCCTAGGCATTCACATTCAGAACCTTCACAAAAGCTTCAAAAAGCGTGAAGTCATTCATGATTTGAGTTTGGATATCGCGGCCGGTTCTTTTGTTTCGTTAGTCGGCCCTTCTGGCTGCGGCAAATCGACGTTGTTACGTTTGATTGCAGGTCTAGAAAATCCCACAAACGGGGAGGTGAGTCTCTCCCCGCCTGGCAAAAACATTTCCGGCTTCGTCTTTCAAGAGGCCAATCTGCTGCCTTGGCGGAATGTTTTTGAAAACGTCGCCCTGCCTTTTGAACTACGACCCGAGTTTCAATCTTTGCCTGAAAAAGACAAAAAACTTCGTGTTCTGGCGGCTCTTAAAAAAGTCCAGCTTGAGGGTTCAGAAAATCTTTTTCCTCATGAACTTTCAGGGGGCATGAAAATGCGGGTTTCTTTAGCACGCGCTGTGGTTCACACCCCTCGACTTTTGTTGATGGATGAACCTTTCGCAGCCCTAGATGAAAACACACGTTTTGAAATGCAGAATCAGCTTTTAGATTTGTGGAAAAAAGAAAAGATGACCATCGTCTTTGTCACCCATTCGTTGTTCGAAGCGGTCTATTTATCTGAACGAATTATTATGTTAAAAGGCCCTGACGCAAGAATCGTGATTGATGAAAAAGTCGACCTGCCTTTCGAACGCACCGAGGATCTACGGACATCAGAAAAATTAAATCAACTTGTCAGAGGCGTTTCCGCGAGGTTGAGAGCATGA
- a CDS encoding Glu/Leu/Phe/Val dehydrogenase, whose product MKEPTLGTFELISKHGDHEQVVFCNDPHVGLKAIIAIHNTSLGPALGGTRMWNYKNEDEALVDVLRLSKGMTYKAAASGLNLGGGKAVIIGDPKTQKSEGLFRAFGQFVNSLNGKYITAEDVGTSVQDMEHIYMETPWVTGIPKDFGGSGDPSPYTAHGVLMGIKASAKEKFGTDSLKGIRVAVQGLGNVGSNLVKYLKEEGAEITVADIDMGRTKKVAEASGAKAVSPDEILYVECDILAPCALGAIVNDQTITKFKTKVIAGGANNILAEARHGDQLKELGILYAPDYVINAGGLMNVFVELEGYSQERAFEKTKRVYDNILKVYEIAKRDNIGTHTAADRLAEERINTIGRLKQRHPGKSSRSFTTLKEVYNR is encoded by the coding sequence ATGAAGGAGCCTACTTTGGGAACTTTTGAGCTTATTTCTAAGCATGGAGACCATGAGCAAGTTGTTTTCTGTAACGACCCTCACGTTGGTCTTAAAGCCATCATCGCTATTCACAACACTTCTTTGGGGCCTGCTCTTGGTGGTACACGCATGTGGAACTACAAGAATGAAGATGAGGCTTTGGTAGACGTTCTTCGTTTGTCTAAAGGTATGACTTACAAAGCAGCGGCTTCAGGGTTGAACTTGGGTGGTGGTAAAGCGGTTATCATTGGTGATCCAAAAACGCAAAAATCAGAAGGTCTTTTCAGGGCTTTCGGTCAATTTGTAAACTCATTGAACGGCAAATACATCACGGCGGAAGACGTGGGTACTTCTGTTCAAGATATGGAACACATCTACATGGAGACTCCTTGGGTGACCGGTATTCCTAAGGATTTCGGCGGATCGGGCGATCCTTCTCCTTACACAGCGCACGGTGTTTTGATGGGTATCAAAGCTTCGGCAAAAGAAAAGTTTGGCACGGATTCTTTGAAAGGCATTCGCGTTGCTGTTCAAGGTCTTGGTAACGTGGGTTCCAACCTGGTGAAGTACTTGAAAGAAGAAGGCGCTGAAATTACAGTTGCTGACATCGATATGGGCCGCACTAAAAAAGTTGCAGAAGCTTCTGGCGCAAAAGCCGTTTCTCCTGACGAAATCCTTTATGTGGAGTGTGATATCTTGGCACCGTGTGCCTTGGGTGCGATCGTGAACGATCAAACTATCACGAAGTTCAAAACAAAGGTGATCGCCGGCGGCGCGAACAACATTCTTGCCGAAGCTCGCCACGGTGATCAATTGAAGGAACTGGGTATTCTTTATGCTCCTGACTATGTCATCAACGCTGGCGGCCTGATGAACGTCTTTGTCGAGCTTGAAGGTTACTCGCAAGAGCGTGCGTTCGAAAAAACGAAGCGCGTTTATGACAACATTCTTAAAGTTTACGAAATTGCAAAACGTGACAATATCGGAACTCATACAGCGGCAGACCGTTTGGCTGAAGAGCGTATCAACACAATTGGTCGCTTGAAACAACGTCACCCAGGTAAGTCTTCTCGTTCATTCACGACGCTTAAAGAAGTTTATAATCGCTAA
- a CDS encoding PQQ-binding-like beta-propeller repeat protein, with amino-acid sequence MKNLLLGSLLLSLAGCTTLDRTLEQWSSKNNLKREYEVKTAWVRQTTEKDNLGFRKINRMTPVIVGDLVIQGNGLDGLVAYEKESGQLKWRLPIQNGVEPSAALIRDRLFVGASDGNFYSISASTGEIQWSFATKAENLSAPLLEDGVVYFLAGNNVFYALDAATGRQLWLYSRQDTSQFSIRGGSQAAFNKGTLYVGFSDGSLVALNAQTGAVVWELQLNRNKRFRDIDATPVIDGNQLYIAGYDDKLYCVSIDKGEVLWRIDGGGYSAVTMTGDKIFYPTTTGEIWALKKSNGDKVWSYKINEGIASQVKTYKGTLVFGESQGSLRFLDPNTGVSLGSIEPGRGILSAPQVDEKAGRVYFISGEANLFAIQAGWIKTPYFKE; translated from the coding sequence ATGAAGAATTTGCTTCTAGGATCTCTTTTATTAAGTCTTGCTGGGTGTACGACGCTAGATCGCACACTGGAGCAATGGAGTTCTAAAAACAATCTTAAAAGAGAATACGAAGTCAAAACCGCCTGGGTTCGTCAGACAACAGAAAAAGACAATCTGGGCTTTCGTAAAATCAATCGCATGACGCCAGTTATCGTCGGCGACTTGGTGATCCAGGGAAATGGTCTGGATGGACTTGTTGCCTACGAAAAAGAAAGCGGTCAGTTGAAGTGGCGTCTGCCAATTCAAAACGGGGTCGAGCCAAGCGCGGCTCTTATCCGCGATCGTCTTTTTGTTGGCGCTAGTGATGGCAACTTCTATTCCATTTCCGCAAGTACTGGTGAAATTCAGTGGTCCTTTGCCACTAAGGCAGAAAACTTATCGGCGCCTCTTTTGGAAGACGGTGTTGTTTACTTCCTGGCTGGAAATAACGTTTTCTACGCATTAGATGCGGCCACGGGGCGGCAGTTGTGGCTTTATTCTCGTCAGGACACCTCGCAGTTTTCTATCCGTGGCGGCAGTCAGGCGGCCTTTAATAAAGGGACGTTGTACGTCGGCTTTTCAGATGGCTCGTTGGTCGCTTTAAATGCACAGACTGGGGCTGTGGTTTGGGAGCTTCAGTTAAATCGCAACAAGCGTTTCCGGGATATTGATGCCACTCCTGTGATCGACGGAAATCAGCTTTACATCGCTGGCTACGATGACAAACTTTACTGTGTGTCGATCGATAAGGGCGAGGTCCTGTGGCGGATTGATGGCGGCGGCTATAGTGCCGTCACGATGACGGGTGATAAGATTTTCTATCCGACCACGACGGGTGAAATCTGGGCGCTCAAAAAATCCAATGGCGACAAAGTATGGTCCTATAAAATTAACGAAGGTATCGCTTCGCAGGTGAAGACTTACAAAGGCACTCTGGTCTTTGGTGAATCGCAAGGAAGTCTGCGCTTTTTAGATCCAAATACGGGAGTTTCTTTAGGAAGTATCGAGCCTGGCCGGGGCATTCTTTCTGCCCCTCAAGTCGATGAAAAGGCGGGACGAGTGTATTTCATTTCAGGCGAAGCCAATCTTTTTGCGATTCAAGCGGGTTGGATTAAAACACCTTATTTTAAGGAGTAA
- a CDS encoding DUF177 domain-containing protein: MKIKLTEVPEEGRSYSWSTETGEANAVLKDIVGSNHYQAEFFIKPLNSRDFDLTGRIVTKTPEICSRCGIDINYPVNEKFHEILIPKQDQPRNSKYSKVNHVSDLPADGPEVSEYENMVFDMGEFLHEIVALAAPFNPACPENVDGKPSDCRIPEEGQLFSYNEEMPVEKPQNPFAVLKNIKLN, from the coding sequence ATGAAAATCAAACTGACCGAAGTTCCTGAAGAGGGACGCTCTTATTCCTGGTCCACGGAAACCGGCGAGGCCAATGCCGTCTTGAAGGATATTGTCGGTAGCAATCACTATCAGGCCGAATTCTTCATTAAACCTTTAAATTCCAGAGACTTCGACCTTACCGGGCGCATTGTAACGAAAACCCCCGAGATCTGCTCTCGTTGTGGCATCGACATCAATTATCCGGTCAACGAGAAGTTTCACGAGATTCTGATCCCGAAACAGGATCAGCCTCGCAATAGCAAGTATTCTAAAGTCAATCATGTCAGCGACCTTCCTGCCGACGGGCCTGAGGTCTCTGAATACGAAAATATGGTTTTTGATATGGGTGAATTCCTTCACGAAATCGTGGCTCTTGCTGCGCCTTTTAATCCAGCATGTCCCGAAAACGTGGATGGAAAGCCTTCGGATTGCAGAATTCCTGAGGAAGGACAGCTCTTTAGCTACAATGAAGAGATGCCCGTAGAGAAGCCTCAGAATCCTTTTGCGGTTCTAAAGAACATCAAACTCAATTAA
- a CDS encoding site-specific integrase, translated as MASSAPRYQLNKNKYLLAPESERLRKILTDFEDRDPRNCLMIWMALRTGARAQEILNIQRNDLNPYDETVFIRGLKNSNDREIPLHSQLFGRLHRFAENQGGNKVFPITYDRLYQVWQLYRPVPKKFHALRHTFAIELYQKTKDLRLVQVALGHRNITNTMIYADYVYSQQELRKLIL; from the coding sequence ATGGCATCCTCAGCACCTCGGTATCAACTCAATAAGAACAAATATCTCCTGGCGCCCGAATCAGAACGTTTGCGAAAAATTCTCACGGATTTTGAAGATCGGGATCCCCGGAATTGTTTGATGATTTGGATGGCCTTAAGGACGGGCGCCCGGGCCCAAGAAATTTTGAACATCCAGCGTAATGATTTGAACCCTTATGATGAAACGGTCTTTATTCGGGGCCTCAAAAACTCTAACGACCGGGAAATTCCACTTCATTCGCAACTTTTTGGCAGACTTCATCGCTTCGCCGAAAATCAAGGCGGCAATAAAGTTTTCCCCATCACCTACGATCGCCTTTATCAGGTCTGGCAGCTATATCGCCCCGTCCCAAAGAAGTTCCATGCTTTAAGGCATACTTTTGCCATTGAGCTTTATCAGAAGACGAAGGATTTGCGTTTAGTTCAGGTGGCATTGGGGCACAGGAATATCACCAATACCATGATCTATGCGGACTACGTTTACTCCCAACAAGAGCTGCGCAAACTCATTCTTTAA
- the rpmF gene encoding 50S ribosomal protein L32: MPTPKKKTSRSRRDMRRSHDGLTAPAVAVEKKTGELVRPHRATKGADGALYYKGKQISAAK; encoded by the coding sequence ATGCCAACTCCTAAGAAGAAAACGTCTCGCTCTCGCCGTGACATGCGCCGCTCTCATGATGGTCTAACTGCTCCAGCAGTAGCTGTTGAAAAGAAAACTGGCGAGCTAGTACGCCCTCACCGTGCCACTAAAGGCGCTGACGGTGCGTTGTACTACAAAGGCAAACAAATCAGCGCAGCTAAGTAA
- the fabD gene encoding ACP S-malonyltransferase — protein MFTLAFPGQGSQQPGMGRFLFENFKIAQEVFEEGSEALKQDMKKLCFEGSESELALTENTQPALLLVSTATQKVLRQEFNLKVITAAGHSIGEYAALVSADVIRFDEAMRAVRTRGQAMQSAVPVGKGGMVAVLGLEPEQVETLCNYVVKNSGAGPLSPANFNSPGQIVISGSQAAISWLKDNFKPEVIFADAPKRAKLIPLSVSAPFHCEMMKPAEDKMREVLTAMEFKTAAFPIIQNFHAKAETEGAILRENLIRQVSAPVRWTQSMETLKALGHSQIIECGAGKVLQGLLKKIDGDYFKVMTTTSMEDIKNIEDFLKASSH, from the coding sequence ATGTTTACATTAGCATTCCCTGGACAAGGTAGCCAGCAACCTGGCATGGGCCGTTTTTTGTTTGAGAACTTCAAAATCGCTCAAGAAGTTTTTGAAGAAGGCTCTGAGGCTCTTAAGCAAGATATGAAAAAACTGTGCTTTGAAGGCAGTGAATCCGAACTTGCGCTGACTGAAAACACCCAGCCGGCTTTACTTCTTGTTTCAACAGCGACGCAAAAAGTTCTTCGCCAAGAATTCAATCTTAAAGTTATCACAGCTGCGGGACACTCTATCGGTGAATACGCCGCTTTGGTATCAGCCGATGTCATTCGCTTCGACGAAGCTATGCGCGCAGTCCGCACACGCGGGCAAGCTATGCAATCCGCCGTTCCTGTTGGCAAAGGCGGCATGGTGGCGGTTCTCGGTTTAGAGCCAGAACAAGTTGAAACTCTTTGCAACTATGTTGTTAAAAACTCGGGTGCAGGCCCTCTTTCTCCGGCCAATTTCAACTCTCCTGGGCAAATCGTTATTTCGGGCTCTCAAGCGGCGATTAGTTGGCTGAAAGATAACTTCAAACCTGAAGTTATCTTTGCGGATGCTCCGAAGCGAGCTAAGTTAATTCCTCTGTCTGTATCAGCGCCCTTTCATTGCGAAATGATGAAACCTGCAGAAGATAAAATGCGCGAAGTGCTGACTGCGATGGAATTTAAGACGGCCGCATTCCCCATTATTCAAAACTTTCATGCAAAGGCGGAAACAGAAGGCGCTATCTTGCGCGAAAATCTTATTCGCCAAGTCTCTGCGCCTGTTCGCTGGACACAAAGTATGGAAACTTTAAAAGCTCTAGGACACTCACAAATCATCGAGTGTGGCGCTGGTAAAGTTCTTCAGGGCCTGCTAAAAAAGATCGATGGCGACTACTTCAAAGTGATGACCACGACTAGCATGGAAGATATTAAAAATATTGAGGATTTTTTGAAAGCTTCGAGTCATTGA
- a CDS encoding ABC transporter permease subunit translates to MKRLYPALLSFLLLTLLLEIIVQNGLVSNTLIPAPTSIIATLQELHEDFLLAFKETFLNVLAGLALSILVGNLIAFVFSLSEILKRAILPFAVFFQTVPIIAIAPLLVIYFGFGAPTVIASSFIVSLFPIIANTLMGLESVSDSQKDLFRIYHASRWQMLVKLRVPAAYSYIYSGLKISAGLSIIGAIAGEFVGGGGLGALIDSARTQQRVDIVFAALLLLSLMGLLFMGALAVIHKLISQRRPFALDSQE, encoded by the coding sequence ATGAAACGCTTATACCCGGCGCTGTTAAGCTTTTTACTTCTCACTTTACTTTTAGAAATCATCGTTCAAAACGGCCTTGTCAGCAATACTTTAATACCAGCCCCAACGTCCATTATCGCGACTCTGCAAGAGTTGCATGAAGACTTTCTTCTGGCGTTTAAAGAAACTTTTCTAAATGTTTTAGCTGGGCTCGCGCTAAGCATCTTGGTCGGGAATCTGATTGCCTTCGTCTTTTCGCTTTCCGAAATCCTCAAGCGCGCCATTCTGCCTTTTGCCGTCTTTTTTCAAACAGTCCCGATCATCGCGATAGCTCCCCTGTTAGTGATCTATTTCGGCTTCGGCGCCCCGACGGTGATCGCCTCTAGTTTTATCGTGTCACTTTTCCCGATTATTGCGAACACTTTGATGGGGCTTGAAAGTGTCAGCGATTCGCAGAAGGATCTTTTTCGTATTTATCACGCGTCTCGCTGGCAGATGCTTGTAAAGCTGCGGGTTCCGGCGGCCTATTCCTATATTTATTCTGGCCTTAAAATCTCTGCGGGTCTTTCCATCATTGGCGCTATCGCGGGCGAATTTGTGGGCGGTGGCGGCCTGGGCGCACTGATTGACTCTGCACGCACGCAGCAAAGAGTGGACATCGTGTTTGCTGCGTTATTATTGTTATCACTCATGGGTTTACTATTTATGGGAGCTTTGGCCGTGATCCATAAACTGATCAGCCAACGTCGCCCCTTCGCCTTGGACTCACAAGAATAA
- a CDS encoding ABC transporter substrate-binding protein, translating to MKKWLLLINFLVISPAFAESLVPTTLALNWKAEPEFGGFYTAALQGIYKKHGLDVKILEGGSGTPTVQMLANGKVEFAIVSADEIILSQDRNPKNKVKGLFAVYQTSPYIVMTHAERNLKTLRDVFMSEGVLSMQSGLPYYQFLVQKFGKPQVKVVPYAGGVSNFLNDKSLSQQGFITTEPLSAEKAGAKVKTFLIADEGFNPYLVVIGATEDTLKKKPEVVKKFVAASREGWAAYLKDPQATNEYMAKLNKAFDLATFNKAAEVQKPLIETKGPLGAMSSNRWETLVQQLKDLKLIKVSPKTEDLYQNF from the coding sequence ATGAAAAAATGGCTTTTACTGATCAACTTCCTTGTCATCTCCCCAGCGTTTGCTGAGTCACTTGTTCCAACTACCTTGGCTTTAAATTGGAAAGCCGAACCTGAATTCGGAGGTTTTTATACAGCCGCCCTTCAAGGTATTTACAAAAAACACGGCTTGGATGTGAAGATTCTTGAGGGAGGATCAGGGACACCCACGGTGCAAATGTTGGCCAATGGTAAAGTCGAATTCGCCATTGTCAGTGCGGATGAAATCATTTTGTCTCAGGATAGAAATCCTAAAAATAAAGTTAAAGGTCTTTTCGCCGTTTATCAGACGTCTCCGTACATCGTGATGACTCATGCAGAAAGAAACTTGAAAACTCTTCGCGATGTTTTTATGTCTGAAGGGGTTCTTTCCATGCAGTCTGGATTGCCTTATTACCAATTTCTAGTGCAAAAATTCGGAAAACCTCAGGTAAAAGTGGTGCCCTATGCCGGGGGTGTTAGTAATTTCTTAAACGACAAAAGCTTATCCCAGCAAGGATTCATCACCACCGAGCCTTTAAGCGCGGAAAAAGCCGGCGCCAAGGTGAAGACCTTCCTGATTGCCGATGAAGGATTCAACCCCTATCTTGTCGTGATTGGCGCCACCGAGGACACACTTAAGAAGAAACCTGAAGTCGTAAAAAAGTTTGTGGCCGCCTCACGTGAAGGCTGGGCTGCTTATTTAAAAGACCCGCAGGCGACGAATGAATACATGGCTAAACTTAATAAAGCCTTTGATCTGGCGACCTTTAATAAAGCCGCCGAAGTGCAAAAACCCCTTATTGAAACAAAAGGCCCCTTAGGCGCTATGAGCTCCAACCGCTGGGAGACGCTGGTACAACAGCTTAAGGATTTAAAGCTGATCAAGGTTTCGCCCAAAACTGAAGACCTCTATCAAAACTTCTAA
- a CDS encoding beta-ketoacyl-ACP synthase III, which produces MAGMYRSRVSGIGSYLPEKILSNKDLEKMVETNDQWIVERTGIERRHIAAEDQATSDLCVIAAKRALEDANLKIEDIDMILVGTVTGDHQMPSTAAFVQAKLGAKNIMAVDLNAACSGFLYGVSIADQFIRTGMYKNILVLGAEVLSRYMNYKDRETCILFGDGAGAWVLSRAQEGDKNLIESSHLHADGSLAELLILPSGGSRIPQSHEAIDQGLNFMAMKGREIFKNAVRTMALCCQEALEHNKVSPEQVDWIVPHQANKRIIEAVADQFKFPMERVIVYLQETGNTSAASIPLAFDWAVKNGKIKRGQTILLTAFGAGLTSGSILLRY; this is translated from the coding sequence ATGGCAGGAATGTATCGATCTCGAGTTTCAGGGATAGGCTCGTATTTACCAGAAAAGATTCTTTCTAATAAAGATCTTGAAAAGATGGTGGAGACGAACGACCAATGGATCGTTGAAAGAACCGGGATCGAACGCCGCCATATTGCTGCTGAAGATCAGGCAACGTCTGATCTTTGCGTTATTGCCGCAAAAAGAGCTCTTGAAGACGCCAACTTAAAAATCGAAGACATCGATATGATTCTTGTGGGCACCGTCACTGGTGACCATCAGATGCCTTCGACCGCAGCCTTTGTGCAGGCTAAGTTGGGCGCAAAAAACATTATGGCTGTAGACTTAAATGCTGCATGCTCTGGGTTTCTTTACGGTGTCTCTATCGCAGATCAATTCATCCGCACAGGTATGTATAAAAACATCCTCGTGCTAGGCGCTGAAGTTCTTTCTCGTTACATGAATTACAAAGATCGTGAAACTTGCATCCTGTTTGGTGATGGTGCAGGTGCTTGGGTGCTTTCGCGCGCACAAGAAGGTGACAAAAACCTTATTGAAAGTTCGCATCTGCATGCCGATGGAAGTTTGGCAGAGTTGCTGATTCTTCCTTCCGGCGGAAGTCGCATTCCGCAGTCGCACGAAGCGATCGATCAAGGCCTGAACTTCATGGCTATGAAGGGCCGCGAAATCTTTAAAAATGCTGTTCGCACGATGGCGTTATGCTGCCAAGAAGCTTTGGAACACAACAAGGTGTCTCCTGAACAAGTGGATTGGATTGTTCCACATCAAGCCAATAAGCGTATCATCGAAGCTGTGGCTGATCAGTTTAAGTTCCCTATGGAGCGCGTGATTGTGTACCTGCAAGAAACAGGTAACACTTCCGCAGCCTCTATTCCTCTTGCCTTTGATTGGGCAGTTAAAAATGGAAAAATCAAACGGGGTCAAACGATTCTGCTAACCGCATTCGGAGCAGGTCTTACTTCCGGCAGTATTCTATTGAGGTACTAA
- a CDS encoding 2OG-Fe(II) oxygenase family protein: MIKTLFPTFIYYSPLSVKGQPHLLKELKQEALKFAEIDEEGQIWSKKNYKGGYTSYGSLAQLHRYSSTFETLEKEINKHVRKFVKHLEMDIDPKELKMSSCWVNIMPTDVIHTMHIHPLSVISGTYYVQTPKNCSSIKFEDPRLDSFMASPPRKHNAKDHNQRHYSLAPQEGHVVLFESWLRHEVPKNDANKERISISFNYDWV; the protein is encoded by the coding sequence ATGATCAAAACCCTGTTCCCCACCTTCATTTATTATTCCCCCTTAAGTGTTAAAGGCCAACCCCATCTTCTTAAAGAGTTAAAACAAGAGGCCCTGAAATTTGCAGAGATCGACGAAGAAGGACAGATTTGGTCTAAGAAGAACTACAAGGGCGGCTACACCTCCTATGGATCACTGGCGCAGTTGCATCGCTATTCCTCCACCTTTGAAACTTTGGAAAAAGAAATCAATAAACATGTGCGTAAGTTCGTCAAACATCTTGAAATGGATATTGATCCGAAAGAATTGAAGATGTCGTCATGCTGGGTGAATATCATGCCTACGGACGTCATTCACACCATGCACATCCACCCCCTTTCCGTGATTAGCGGAACTTATTATGTTCAGACCCCAAAAAATTGTTCGTCCATCAAATTCGAGGACCCGCGCCTGGATTCTTTCATGGCCTCGCCACCGCGCAAACACAACGCCAAAGATCACAATCAGCGGCACTACTCCCTAGCACCGCAAGAAGGGCATGTTGTGCTCTTTGAAAGCTGGCTGCGCCACGAGGTCCCCAAAAACGATGCGAACAAAGAGCGTATTAGCATCAGCTTTAATTACGACTGGGTCTAA